From one Bacteroidota bacterium genomic stretch:
- a CDS encoding AraC family transcriptional regulator, with protein MNLDYSGLFHRINRSEAAINKTIAAYKAGIPCAKEDWPFLVAQVWDHIRLHFNDANTNVSQVLDEHNIHTNTFQGVFRSYTGWTVKGIIVYHRIEVAKQLLEGGELMVNEVARGVGYAGTVSFNRMFKKVVGETPTGYKKLKQDIWLN; from the coding sequence ATGAATCTGGATTATTCTGGTCTATTTCACCGAATTAACAGAAGCGAGGCAGCAATTAACAAAACAATTGCTGCTTACAAAGCCGGCATTCCCTGCGCAAAAGAAGATTGGCCCTTTCTCGTGGCCCAGGTGTGGGACCACATCCGGCTACATTTCAATGATGCTAACACCAACGTGTCCCAGGTATTGGATGAACATAACATACACACGAATACGTTTCAGGGCGTTTTTAGGAGTTATACGGGCTGGACTGTGAAAGGCATTATTGTCTATCACCGCATTGAAGTTGCCAAGCAATTGCTTGAGGGTGGCGAGTTGATGGTTAACGAAGTGGCCCGTGGTGTGGGTTATGCCGGCACGGTGTCTTTCAACCGGATGTTCAAAAAGGTTGTAGGGGAGACGCCAACGGGATATAAAAAACTCAAGCAGGATATCTGGCTGAACTAG
- a CDS encoding TonB-dependent receptor has product MKELKGVCTFVLLFLCCGITQAWGQTASVRGIVTAASDGLPLQGVNVVLRHDNGTFYGGVTDGDGVYAITRVTPGVYAMQVSFIGFQTISLEVIMAAEDTQILNFELEEGAAELDEVLIETERTTGATRVTAGLQSVKAEDLELVPAPDITADLANYLSTLPGVISTGDRGGQFFIRGGEPAHNVALLDGMYVYQPFHILGFYSAFSADVLNQADIHAGGYGADYSGRVSAIMDIKTRNGNKKEFERSVSIAPFVNAVRLEGPLIKNRISFLGSLRQSVIDKIASQYVGQELPYKFGDFFGKLHVDINANNQFSFTALRTYDRGALANQDQVSRDEVRWNNTVMGGRYLVLPKNSPVRGEILFSVSRLDSELGPRSAPTRVSKIDNFNAAINITNYAGLSEFKYGGYLRTAEVSSQLGGLYQNFSQSEDRLPKVGLYFEPDIYMGKGLRIRPGLTYMFFDSFNILEPRFRFVLDLGKGQLSGATGLYHQEVVGLNDRRDATNVFTAWVGPPLDDLTKAEHYILGYQYTVNESLEFSVEGYYKNLRNLYISEWTAFPRLTTSLQKASGKVQGLDLRVEFRADNFYSYVTYGISSVEYKARQESLELWFGSPEITFRPPHDRRHQVNALMNWKVSDFNINMRWNFGSGLPYNQVRGFDQFLLLDGNVDVSEEPGDLRVIYDRPYGGVLPTYHRLDFSVDRQFPFEGGFFAIQAGIVNVYDRANIFSLDLFTLERTNQLPFIPTLGLKIEF; this is encoded by the coding sequence ATGAAAGAACTGAAAGGAGTCTGCACGTTTGTGTTGCTGTTTCTTTGTTGCGGCATTACACAGGCATGGGGGCAAACGGCTTCTGTCCGCGGTATCGTTACTGCCGCAAGCGATGGATTGCCGCTACAGGGCGTTAACGTGGTTTTGCGCCACGATAATGGAACGTTCTATGGTGGGGTGACGGATGGTGATGGTGTGTATGCAATTACGCGGGTCACGCCTGGTGTGTATGCCATGCAAGTCTCATTTATTGGCTTTCAAACGATCAGTTTGGAAGTTATTATGGCCGCTGAGGATACGCAGATTCTCAATTTTGAACTTGAGGAAGGAGCAGCGGAACTGGATGAGGTACTGATAGAAACAGAGCGTACAACAGGAGCAACCCGTGTGACTGCCGGCCTGCAGTCAGTAAAAGCAGAGGATCTTGAATTGGTGCCTGCACCAGACATCACAGCTGACCTCGCGAATTACCTCTCAACCTTGCCTGGTGTGATCTCAACAGGAGACCGGGGCGGCCAGTTTTTTATTCGAGGGGGTGAACCTGCGCATAACGTAGCCCTGCTTGATGGCATGTACGTTTACCAGCCCTTTCACATCCTGGGTTTCTATTCTGCGTTTTCCGCTGACGTCCTTAACCAGGCTGATATCCATGCCGGCGGTTACGGCGCAGACTACTCCGGACGCGTGTCTGCCATCATGGACATCAAAACACGCAATGGCAATAAAAAAGAATTCGAAAGATCGGTTTCTATTGCCCCATTTGTGAATGCTGTGCGGTTGGAAGGGCCCCTCATTAAAAATCGTATCTCATTCCTTGGCTCGCTGCGGCAGTCGGTGATAGACAAAATTGCATCGCAATATGTTGGGCAGGAACTGCCGTATAAGTTTGGCGACTTTTTTGGCAAATTGCACGTCGATATCAATGCCAATAACCAGTTCTCCTTTACTGCATTGCGGACCTACGACAGGGGCGCACTCGCAAACCAGGACCAGGTAAGCCGGGACGAAGTCCGATGGAACAACACGGTGATGGGTGGTCGATACCTGGTGTTGCCTAAGAATTCTCCGGTACGTGGTGAAATCCTCTTTTCTGTATCGCGCCTGGATTCTGAGTTGGGGCCGCGAAGCGCGCCAACACGCGTCTCCAAAATTGATAACTTCAATGCAGCGATCAATATCACCAACTACGCCGGCCTTTCTGAATTCAAATACGGCGGGTACCTCCGCACCGCCGAAGTATCATCGCAGTTGGGTGGCCTCTATCAAAACTTCAGTCAGTCTGAAGACCGACTGCCCAAGGTCGGCCTATACTTTGAGCCCGACATTTATATGGGCAAGGGGCTTCGTATTCGCCCCGGTCTGACCTACATGTTCTTTGATTCGTTCAATATTCTGGAGCCCCGCTTCAGGTTTGTCCTGGATCTTGGCAAAGGGCAGCTGAGTGGTGCAACGGGTTTGTACCACCAGGAAGTTGTCGGACTCAATGACCGGCGCGATGCTACCAACGTATTTACAGCATGGGTAGGGCCGCCATTAGACGACCTGACCAAGGCTGAGCATTACATCCTCGGATACCAGTACACGGTTAACGAAAGCCTGGAGTTTTCAGTAGAGGGTTACTACAAAAACTTGCGCAACCTGTACATCTCCGAATGGACCGCATTCCCGCGCCTTACCACCAGTCTTCAGAAAGCTTCCGGGAAGGTCCAGGGACTCGATTTACGCGTTGAATTCCGGGCAGATAATTTTTACAGCTATGTGACCTATGGGATTTCTTCTGTAGAGTACAAGGCACGGCAGGAGTCGCTGGAGTTGTGGTTTGGCAGCCCGGAAATTACGTTTCGTCCGCCCCACGATCGCCGGCACCAGGTCAATGCACTCATGAACTGGAAAGTAAGCGACTTTAACATCAACATGCGCTGGAATTTTGGTTCAGGGTTGCCTTATAACCAGGTGCGCGGTTTTGACCAGTTCCTGTTGCTCGATGGCAACGTTGACGTGAGCGAGGAGCCTGGCGATTTGCGGGTCATTTATGATCGACCTTACGGCGGGGTGCTGCCAACGTACCACCGACTGGATTTTTCAGTGGACCGACAGTTTCCTTTTGAAGGAGGCTTCTTCGCGATCCAGGCTGGTATTGTGAATGTGTATGATCGGGCGAATATCTTCTCCCTCGACCTGTTTACACTGGAACGCACCAACCAGCTGCCTTTTATCCCCACCCTTGGTCTGAAAATTGAATTTTAA
- a CDS encoding HAMP domain-containing sensor histidine kinase, which yields MQDIRRNKLMLLVIIGLIALLPILAFLQYHWIGQLSDNEVERLRSNMQTSAELFSEAVNQELSPAQFAFRVSFTGSLEQISRELSLNYQYWSSRVARPDLIEQIYWVDYDDNQELCLYRFEPADGKLEMEPWPAHLTGWKAYFIERNQRQIEAYNPQSAPDTLSDDEFAYRSAKLMAETPAIPIPVSIDDELSSPELLANLNATSSGRAGHTLLTLNKAFLAETFFPELQDEFFNVADDVDLMIISASDPPNILYQSDSTLQLEQFDTPDAEASVGRLRWNRFPSASRLAFGYASLIERDQMVADSLFGQVSRAWQPAIRDSFVVESPELYTDFPLQAIIRLAQEDDYKGDLTAEDLLVALTNLTQTASATPSASTPATSTASRTTINPSPANAWLLRLRHKTGSLEASVAANRWRNLGLSFGILLILGFAIVVIYISTRKAQWLADRQMGFVTGVSHELRTPLSVIKSAADNLADGVVSEPDRMQKYGHLIRKEATRLTDMVEQILELAGVLSPDKTFKRESMLVPDLVHNALDACKESIETKNFEVDLSVADHLPPVEGDKRSLHAALCNLIHNAIKYSNGNRWLGVYTAVHKNGKGSEIQVSVSDKGIGIPQDDLPHIFEDFFRGPAVRAAQIKGNGIGLSIVKKTMEAHNGRVSVMSRPAGGTTFTLHLPLK from the coding sequence ATGCAAGACATCCGCCGCAACAAGTTGATGCTTCTGGTCATCATCGGCCTGATCGCATTGCTCCCTATCCTGGCTTTCCTGCAATACCACTGGATTGGCCAGTTAAGCGACAACGAGGTCGAGCGCCTACGGTCTAACATGCAAACAAGCGCTGAACTGTTCAGCGAAGCGGTGAACCAGGAATTGTCGCCGGCGCAATTTGCATTCCGCGTGAGCTTTACTGGTTCTCTCGAACAAATTTCGCGAGAGTTAAGCCTCAACTATCAATATTGGTCCTCCCGCGTCGCCCGCCCTGACCTGATTGAGCAAATTTACTGGGTTGATTACGATGACAACCAGGAGCTTTGCCTGTACCGCTTTGAGCCGGCAGATGGCAAATTGGAAATGGAGCCCTGGCCGGCACATCTGACGGGCTGGAAAGCCTACTTCATCGAACGTAATCAACGCCAAATAGAAGCATACAACCCGCAATCAGCGCCAGATACGTTGAGCGATGACGAGTTTGCGTACCGTAGTGCCAAACTGATGGCTGAAACACCGGCCATTCCCATTCCTGTTTCGATCGATGATGAGCTTTCGTCCCCTGAGCTACTCGCCAACCTGAATGCAACCAGTAGCGGCCGCGCCGGCCACACGCTCCTCACACTAAACAAAGCGTTTCTTGCTGAGACCTTTTTCCCTGAGCTGCAGGATGAGTTTTTCAATGTGGCAGATGACGTTGATCTGATGATTATCAGTGCAAGCGATCCGCCCAACATTCTATACCAGTCTGACTCCACACTACAGCTTGAACAATTTGACACCCCTGACGCCGAAGCAAGTGTTGGCAGACTCCGGTGGAACAGATTCCCGTCTGCTTCCCGCCTTGCCTTTGGCTATGCATCGCTAATCGAACGCGACCAAATGGTGGCCGATTCGCTTTTCGGGCAGGTAAGCAGGGCCTGGCAGCCGGCCATTCGGGACAGCTTTGTAGTGGAATCACCGGAGCTGTATACAGACTTCCCGCTGCAGGCCATCATCAGGCTGGCCCAGGAAGACGACTACAAAGGCGACCTGACTGCAGAGGATTTGCTGGTTGCACTGACCAACCTTACACAAACGGCATCCGCAACACCTTCAGCCTCCACACCAGCCACATCAACCGCATCCAGAACCACCATAAATCCCAGCCCCGCGAATGCCTGGCTTTTGCGGTTGCGACATAAAACTGGTTCACTGGAAGCATCCGTTGCAGCAAACCGCTGGCGCAACCTGGGGCTGAGTTTTGGTATTTTGCTGATTCTCGGGTTTGCAATAGTAGTCATTTACATCTCAACCCGGAAAGCACAATGGCTGGCAGACCGGCAAATGGGTTTTGTCACCGGGGTGTCCCACGAATTACGCACCCCGCTTTCTGTAATCAAATCTGCTGCAGACAATCTTGCTGATGGCGTGGTAAGCGAACCCGATCGCATGCAGAAATATGGGCATCTGATTCGCAAAGAAGCCACACGTTTAACCGATATGGTTGAGCAAATTCTGGAGCTGGCCGGCGTGCTGTCTCCCGACAAAACCTTCAAACGCGAATCCATGCTCGTACCGGACCTGGTGCACAATGCTCTTGATGCGTGTAAAGAGTCTATAGAAACCAAAAACTTTGAGGTAGACCTGTCGGTTGCAGATCACCTGCCTCCGGTTGAAGGCGATAAACGATCCCTGCATGCGGCCCTCTGCAACCTTATTCACAATGCCATCAAATACAGTAATGGCAACCGCTGGCTTGGTGTTTACACCGCAGTCCATAAAAATGGCAAAGGCTCAGAAATCCAGGTTAGTGTTTCAGACAAAGGGATCGGCATCCCCCAGGATGACCTGCCACATATTTTTGAAGATTTCTTCCGTGGGCCGGCAGTTCGCGCTGCTCAGATAAAAGGCAACGGCATTGGGTTGAGTATCGTCAAAAAAACAATGGAAGCGCACAATGGACGCGTATCTGTCATGTCGCGCCCTGCGGGTGGCACTACGTTCACCCTACACCTCCCCTTGAAATAG
- a CDS encoding response regulator transcription factor produces the protein MNKRILLVEDEPGLILTLTDRLESEGYEVVTESTGDSGMQRATGEAFDLYILDVMLPGKSGLDICQELRKQDIQTPIMMLTAKGQVVDKVVGLKLGADDYLTKPFEMPELMARIEALLRRTQTQNIQQDQIDSYSFGDVNIDFRKAEVKREGNLLELSAKEFQLLRYFAEHKGATLSRDELLNEVWGYDALPSTRTIDVHVAWLRQKLEPNARRPQYILTVHGLGYKFVG, from the coding sequence ATGAACAAACGCATCCTGCTCGTAGAAGATGAACCGGGTCTGATCCTCACCCTTACGGATCGGCTGGAGAGCGAAGGGTACGAGGTTGTGACGGAATCCACAGGTGATTCTGGTATGCAACGCGCAACGGGTGAAGCGTTTGACCTGTACATTCTCGACGTAATGCTGCCCGGGAAAAGTGGATTGGATATTTGTCAGGAATTGCGCAAGCAGGATATTCAGACACCCATCATGATGCTTACAGCAAAAGGGCAGGTTGTAGACAAGGTTGTCGGGCTCAAGTTGGGCGCAGACGACTACCTGACCAAACCCTTCGAAATGCCAGAACTCATGGCCCGTATTGAGGCATTGCTGCGCCGTACGCAAACCCAAAATATTCAGCAGGACCAGATAGACTCGTACAGTTTTGGCGATGTTAACATCGATTTCAGGAAAGCTGAAGTGAAACGTGAGGGTAATTTGCTGGAACTGTCAGCAAAAGAGTTTCAACTGCTGCGCTACTTTGCAGAGCATAAAGGCGCTACGCTGTCGCGGGATGAACTGCTCAATGAAGTTTGGGGCTACGATGCCTTGCCTTCTACCCGTACCATTGACGTACACGTTGCATGGCTGCGGCAAAAACTGGAGCCCAACGCACGCCGGCCGCAATACATCCTCACCGTACATGGGTTGGGCTATAAGTTTGTTGGGTAA
- the pyk gene encoding pyruvate kinase, whose product MERKTKIVSTLGPASSDMDTIIGLLEAGVNVFRMNFSHGTHDEHRERIIYARDAARKLGKEIAILQDLQGPKIRVGEVENGAILLHKGSQLVLTTQEAEAYEPGTVFVSYPTLPEDVELGGRILLDDGLLELKVLDTTAHDVITEVVVGGPLRSRKGVNLPHLRASMPALTEKDLADLEFGLSMEVDLIALSFVRDESDVEDLVQRIRNSGKQISVIAKIEKPEAVRKIDQILDQADGIMVARGDLGIEMPMEMVPGTQKRIILKCRQAAKPVITATQMLESMIENPRPTRAEASDVANAVLDGSDALMLSGETAVGKHPIRVVEAMDSIIREAERQELDHSLGANADWVSDSLTDAISYNAYEVAERVGARAIACLTSSGTTARSIARHRPNTPIFAFTNHANVVQQLALTWGTNGFAIPFQRDTDGGVKLVLEILKSKGLVNSGDRVVITAGMPLPARGRTNMIQVSQVD is encoded by the coding sequence ATGGAGCGAAAAACCAAAATTGTATCTACGCTGGGTCCTGCATCTTCGGATATGGATACCATCATCGGCCTGCTTGAAGCCGGCGTCAATGTTTTCCGGATGAACTTTTCTCACGGGACACACGACGAGCACCGCGAACGGATCATCTATGCAAGGGACGCTGCCCGGAAGTTGGGCAAAGAGATTGCAATCCTGCAGGACCTGCAAGGCCCGAAAATCAGGGTAGGCGAGGTTGAAAATGGTGCTATTCTGCTGCACAAAGGCAGTCAGCTTGTACTCACTACACAGGAAGCTGAGGCCTACGAGCCAGGCACTGTGTTTGTGAGTTACCCGACGTTGCCAGAAGATGTTGAGTTGGGCGGACGCATCCTGCTTGACGATGGCCTATTGGAATTGAAGGTGCTTGATACAACCGCGCACGATGTTATTACAGAAGTGGTTGTTGGGGGGCCGTTGCGGTCGCGAAAGGGGGTGAACCTGCCCCATCTGCGGGCTTCGATGCCGGCGTTGACCGAGAAAGACCTCGCGGATCTGGAGTTTGGGCTTTCCATGGAAGTAGATCTTATTGCGCTGTCTTTTGTGCGCGATGAGTCGGATGTGGAGGATCTTGTCCAGCGAATACGCAATTCGGGCAAGCAAATCAGTGTGATTGCAAAAATTGAAAAGCCGGAAGCGGTCCGTAAAATCGACCAGATCCTTGATCAGGCAGACGGTATCATGGTAGCCCGCGGTGACCTGGGTATCGAAATGCCCATGGAAATGGTGCCCGGTACGCAAAAGCGCATTATTCTGAAGTGCCGGCAGGCAGCAAAGCCAGTGATCACTGCAACGCAGATGCTCGAAAGTATGATCGAGAACCCGCGTCCAACCCGCGCTGAAGCCAGTGATGTGGCAAATGCAGTACTTGACGGCAGTGACGCCCTGATGCTGTCGGGGGAAACAGCCGTGGGTAAACACCCAATTCGGGTAGTTGAGGCTATGGATAGCATCATTCGCGAAGCTGAACGGCAGGAATTGGATCATTCCCTGGGTGCAAATGCTGACTGGGTATCAGATTCCCTTACAGATGCCATTTCCTATAATGCGTACGAAGTAGCAGAACGGGTTGGTGCACGCGCCATTGCTTGCCTTACCAGTTCGGGTACCACTGCGCGTTCTATTGCAAGGCATCGCCCTAATACCCCCATCTTTGCCTTTACAAACCACGCAAATGTTGTACAGCAATTGGCACTCACATGGGGAACAAATGGCTTTGCAATTCCTTTTCAACGAGATACGGATGGCGGTGTAAAGCTGGTCCTTGAGATTTTGAAATCTAAAGGATTGGTAAACTCGGGTGACCGGGTTGTGATTACCGCCGGTATGCCACTCCCTGCCAGAGGGCGTACCAATATGATTCAAGTTAGCCAGGTTGATTAA
- a CDS encoding ECF-type sigma factor has translation MESEESNRDKITPSDRPFHIVYDELVVIAQKQLRRYRTGQTIDTVALVHEAYIKLNKHDPDRWNDDAHFFATAARAMRQILVDYARRQYAERRGGHSKPTSLSQAERATIMVDTEIVEILDLDKALTQLSALNERLGKVVELRFFSGLSIEETARVLQVTKRTIDRDWFKAKAFLFRAIQGYKEEGGAE, from the coding sequence ATGGAAAGTGAAGAGTCAAATCGGGACAAAATAACGCCTTCAGATCGGCCGTTTCATATTGTATACGATGAACTCGTTGTCATCGCACAGAAACAACTGCGCCGGTACCGCACCGGACAAACCATCGATACTGTAGCCCTCGTACACGAAGCTTATATCAAGCTCAACAAACACGATCCCGACCGCTGGAACGACGACGCGCATTTCTTTGCTACCGCTGCGCGCGCTATGCGCCAGATTCTCGTCGACTATGCGCGCCGGCAATATGCAGAACGACGCGGCGGGCACTCCAAGCCAACATCGCTTAGCCAGGCAGAGCGCGCCACCATCATGGTAGACACTGAAATTGTTGAGATTCTTGACCTCGACAAAGCGCTCACGCAACTTTCTGCGTTGAACGAACGCCTGGGCAAAGTGGTAGAGTTGCGGTTTTTCTCTGGCCTCTCCATTGAGGAAACGGCACGCGTTCTACAGGTAACCAAACGCACGATAGACCGCGACTGGTTTAAAGCCAAAGCTTTCCTGTTCAGAGCGATACAGGGATACAAAGAGGAAGGTGGGGCCGAATAA
- a CDS encoding ABC transporter permease subunit, translating to MFSILFEKELKSIFLSPKFFATFGVCSLLILLSVFVGIQEYNNEQEQYETALRLAEQQIMQEDSWWGIDNVVFRQPQPMQIFVSGVNNDIGRSAEINTWVEPKLERSNYADDTLFAVFRFIDLTFIVQVVLSLFAILFTYNSINGERESGTLKLALSNAVPRAQYVLAKFAGSWIGLTIPLMIPILLGVLLVMVLGIPMDSGDWARLGTLVGSSVLYFTFFIAFGLFVSSITKRSSVSFLILLVAWVALVLIVPRAATMAAGQIVPVTSVAEIESQKDRFRTDRWNAYRVIRRDMREEREAAMSGMTREERDQYQQANQQSWQTEERTARDTLEDEINEFSRKVDEELRNQKTTQERMAFTLSRFSPASAYKLTAMQMANTGTELKSEYEDAMKAYRTSFSQFVEAKREEERKKNAGQGGFGRNRNQEQEPLDLAELPRFEAPAQEYAEAIAPSIIDFGLLSLFSIAAFGGAFVSFIRYDVR from the coding sequence ATGTTTAGCATTCTATTTGAAAAAGAACTCAAGTCGATTTTTCTGAGCCCCAAGTTTTTTGCAACATTCGGGGTTTGCTCTCTACTCATCCTGCTGAGCGTTTTTGTGGGTATCCAGGAATACAACAACGAGCAAGAGCAATATGAAACTGCGCTGCGGCTCGCCGAACAGCAAATTATGCAGGAAGATTCCTGGTGGGGCATTGACAATGTTGTGTTCCGCCAGCCGCAGCCTATGCAGATTTTTGTATCTGGTGTCAACAACGATATCGGACGAAGTGCAGAAATTAACACCTGGGTTGAGCCCAAATTGGAGCGGAGCAACTACGCAGATGACACCCTGTTTGCCGTATTCCGGTTTATTGATCTGACCTTCATCGTGCAGGTTGTGCTGTCGTTGTTTGCGATCCTGTTTACTTACAATAGCATCAATGGTGAACGTGAATCGGGCACCCTCAAGCTGGCGCTTTCCAATGCTGTGCCGCGTGCGCAGTATGTGCTTGCCAAGTTTGCCGGCTCCTGGATCGGGCTAACCATTCCGCTAATGATACCCATATTGCTCGGGGTGCTCCTGGTCATGGTGCTTGGCATACCGATGGATTCTGGCGATTGGGCGCGCCTAGGTACGTTGGTTGGATCCTCTGTCTTATACTTTACTTTCTTCATCGCCTTTGGCCTTTTTGTGTCTTCCATTACCAAAAGGTCTTCGGTCTCCTTTTTGATTTTATTGGTAGCCTGGGTTGCACTGGTGCTCATCGTGCCGCGTGCTGCAACAATGGCCGCCGGCCAGATTGTACCTGTTACCAGTGTAGCAGAAATTGAAAGCCAGAAAGACCGTTTTCGTACAGACCGCTGGAATGCCTACCGCGTCATAAGGCGGGATATGCGGGAAGAACGCGAAGCAGCTATGTCTGGCATGACGCGTGAGGAACGTGATCAGTACCAGCAGGCGAATCAACAATCCTGGCAGACCGAAGAACGCACGGCACGTGATACACTCGAAGACGAGATCAACGAGTTCTCGCGCAAAGTTGATGAAGAGCTGCGCAACCAGAAAACAACGCAGGAGCGGATGGCCTTTACCCTGTCCCGGTTCTCGCCAGCCTCAGCCTACAAGCTGACCGCCATGCAAATGGCAAATACGGGTACGGAGTTGAAAAGCGAGTACGAGGATGCCATGAAAGCGTACCGCACAAGTTTTTCGCAGTTTGTGGAAGCCAAGCGGGAAGAAGAGCGCAAAAAGAATGCTGGCCAAGGTGGATTTGGGCGAAACAGAAACCAGGAACAGGAACCCCTGGATTTGGCTGAATTACCCCGATTTGAAGCCCCTGCTCAAGAATATGCTGAAGCTATTGCACCAAGCATCATCGATTTCGGACTGTTGAGCCTGTTTTCGATTGCAGCTTTTGGTGGCGCATTCGTTTCTTTCATCCGATATGATGTTCGATAA